The Elusimicrobiota bacterium DNA segment ATGAAGTCGAAGTAGGCGAAGCGCGCGTCCATGCTGAACCAGTTCGTCTCGCTCTTGAGCCGCCGCGCGGCGTCGAGCAGGCGCGAGGCGGGGGCGACCAGGGCCTCGTCCTTCTCGGCCGAGGAGGCCAGGAAGCGCAGGTCGTTGAGGCGCCACTGCGCGTCGCGGGTCGTCTGGGCCAGGTCGCGGACCAGGCGCTGGATGTCCCAGCGCAGGGACGGGTCGGAGGGCTGTCCGGGCTGCTGGCCGGGGCGGCCGGGCTGGGCGGAGCCGGCGCGGCGCAGGCGCTGCTGCAGCCAGCGCAGGTCGTTGCGCATGCGCGAGATGTCGCGCTCGTAGCGCTGGAGGTCCCAGGCCATGCCGTCGATCTGCGGGCCCGAGGCGGCGCCCTTGGCCTGGACCTGCGAGGCGCGCAGCGCGGCGATCGAAGATTGCAGCTGCGAAGCGGCGAACTCGAACGAGGGGATGGCGGGGGACGCCGAAGCCGAGACGGCGGCGAACATAAGGACTGCGGACAGGATTCGGACCATTAGACCTACCTCCTAGCCGGGTCCTCGGACCCAGTGGGGCAATTCTACCGCGCGGCGGAGGTCGAAGTCAAGACGGCGGGCAAGGTGAAGTTGAACGCCGAACCCACGCCGGGGAGGCTCTCCACCCAGATGCGGCCGCCGTGCGCCGTGACGAGGCCCTTGCAGATGGACAGGCCGAGCCCGAGGCCCTTGCGCTTCTGGACGTTGCCGGCGGTCTGATAGAACCGGTCGAAGAGCATCGGCAGCTCGTCGGCGGGGATGCCGGGGCCGGTGTCGATGACGCTGAAGCGCACGAACTGTCCGTCGCGCTGGGCGGTGCAGTCGACGGTCCCGCCCGCGGGAGTGAACTTCAGGGCGTTGCTCAGGAGGTTCCCCAGCACCTGCAGCACGCGGCGCGGGTCGGCGTTCACGAGCAGGGAGTCGCCGACGGGGCTGCGCCAGTGCAGGCGGACGCCGCGGCGGGCGGCCTCGAGCTCGACGGACTCGACGGCCTCCTGAAGCAAGGTCGCGCCCTCGATGGGATGGCTCTCCACGGAGAACCCGTCGGACTCCAGGCGCACGGCCTCCTGCAGATGGTCGACGAGGCCGATCAGGCGCTCGGCGTTGGAGAGCACGGCCCTGAGGGCCTTCTGGATCTCCTCGGGGCTGACCTTCTCCTTCGTGACGTAGGACGCGTAGCCGTGGATGACCGAGAGGGGGTTCTTCAACTCGTGCGCCACATCCTGCATGAGGCGCGTCTTGGCGTCGAGGCGGTCCTTGAGCTCGGCGAGGCGTTCGTGGGCGCTCATAAGGTGAGTAAGTTGATTGTAGCACGGTTTCCGGGCTTTTTAGTAGGATGAAGGGCGGTTTCCCGCGCCTATTTCCACCGGAGGAAGCACCATGATCGACACCTCGCAATTCAAGAACGGCCTCGTCTTCGAGGACGACGGCCAGATCGTCCAGATCATCCACTTCCAGCACCACCGCAAGTCCCAGTCCGCCGCCGTCTACCGCGCGACCTTGCGCGTGCTCGAGACGAACGCCGTGCTCGAGCGCTCCTACGCGTCCGGCACCAAGTTCCGCGAGGTCCCCGTCACCAAGCGAGAGAAGACCTACAGCTACGACGAGGGCAGCAGCGCGGTGTTCATGGACAACGAGACCTACGAGCAGATCCACTACCCGAAGGAGCTTCTGGGCGAGCAGGTCAAATTCCTCAGAGAGAACATGGAGGTCCTCGCCGTCTACGTCGACGACAAGCTCACCGGCATCGAGCTTCCCGCCAACGTGGTCCTCACCGTGGTCTCCACCGTCCCCGGAGTGAAGGGCGACTCCGTCTCCAACATGGTCAAGCCCTGCACCCTCGACACCGGCCTCGAGATCAACGTGCCCCTGTTCGTCAAGGAAGGCGACAAGATCCGCGTCGACACCCGCACGACCTCGTACGTGGAGCGCGTCAAGGAGTGACTCTTTGGTGTCAGGCTCGCAAATTCGTTGAATTTGCGGAGTCCGGCGCCGGAGAATTCAACGAATTTGCGAGCCTGACACCATGATAAAGGGCGTCATCTTCGACATCGACAACACGCTCACCGACTTCATGAAGATGAAGCGGTCGGCGGTGGACGCCGCCGTCGAGGGGATGATGGACGCGGGCCTGCCGGGCGCGAAGGAAGACCTGGTCAAGGAGTTCTTCGACCATTACTGGAAGGAAGGCATCGAGGACCAGAAGATCTTCGACAAGATCCTGAAGGCCAAGCTCGGCCACATCGACTATAAGATCCTCGCCAGCGGCATCCTGGCCTACCGGCGGTCCAAGAACGGGACGATGACCTTGTACCCGCGCGTCAACCAGGCCCTGATCGAGCTGATGAAGATGGGCATCAAGCTCACCGTGATCTCCGACGCGCCGAAGATGGAGGTGTGGCTGCGCATCGTCAGCCTCGGCCTGCACCATTACTTCGACGAGATCATCACCTCCGAGGACTTCGGCGTCAAGAAGCCCGACCCCAAGCCTTTCCGCAAGGCGCTCGAGGTGCTGGGCACGAAGGGCGAGGAGACCCTGATGGTCGGCGACTGGCCCGACCGGGACGTCAAGGGCGCCAAGGGCGCCGGCATCCGCACCTGCTGGGCCAAGTACGGCGACACCTTCGGGACGAAGGAGTCCGGCGCGGAGTTCGACGTCGACGACATCTACGAGGTCGTCGGCATCATCCGCAAGGAGAACGGCGTTGCGGCTTAGCCGAGTCGCCGCCGTCGTTTGCTCGGCTCTTCTCATCCTACCTAGCCCGGCGGCGGCGTTCCGCATCGAGCGCCTGGCCGCCACGGCCGGTACCGCTCCGGCGGGCGCGGCGGGAGGCTCAGGCGGATATAACGTCATCGGCGAGCAGGTGCTCGTCAATTTTTCGACGGTTGCGACGAGTGTTCAGCGTGCGGCCGTCCTGTCCATGGCCGGCGGACTATCGATGGAGGCCGTGTCGACGCCCGGTTGGTTCTTGATCACGCTCTCTTCCGGCGCCAGCGTCGCTCCCGCCCTGGCCGCGCTCGCGGGAATGCCGGGCGTGACTCAGGTCGCCCCTAATCGCGCGATCCCGCTCGCCGCGTATCCGAGCGACCCGCTCGTCGCCTCCCAATACGCGCTTTCGAACGTCGGCGCCTTCGCGGCTTGGGACTACGACACCGGATCGAAGGGGCCCGTAACGATCGCGATCATCGACACCGGCATCGACGGCACGCATTCGGACCTGAGCGGCAAGCTCGTCAATTCCGGGGCGATCCAAAGCCAGTATTTCCCGGTCGCCGGCGGCCAGGCCGCGAATCATCCACCGACGACCTCTTGCAATCACGGCACCCAAGTCGCAAGCGTTGCCGCCGCGTCGACGAATAATGGGGTCGGCGTCGCGGGTGCTTCGTGGGGCGCCCGCCTGATCTCTCTGAAGGTATTCGATCCGGGTTGCGCGACCTCGTCCGATCTCGCCATCTCCAACGCGATCAACTACGCCGCGAACACGCTGCAAAACCACGCGGCTATCGGCAAGCTCGTCGTCAATCTCAGTGTCGGCGGTCCCGGCGGCTGCAACGCGACGGGTCCTCTGACGAACGCCGCGCTCGCCAACCTCGTGACGACGCGGCAGGTTCCCGTCGCGATCTCAGCGGGCAACAACGGCGTTCAACAGTGCACGGACGGCGGCAACCAAGGGGTGATGGCCCCGGCAAACTGCGCCGGCGTTTCGGCGGGCGCGGGCATCATCCCGGTCGGCGCGACGGATTCGATGAACAACGTCGCCTCATTCTCTTGCCGAGGCGCCGAGCTCGCCGCGCACGGAGTCTCCGCCCCGGGCGTAGGCGTCGTCGTGGACTCCGACGGCGGCGGCACGACGACGAATTCCGGCACCTCTTTTTCCGCGCCTCTCGTCGCCGGACTTATGGCGTTGATGCTGTCGACGAACCAGACGCTGACCCCTGCCCAGATAGAAGCGTACCTTCGCGCGGGCGCTTACAGCGTCGGCGGCCAGTCCTTCGGCCCGCAGGGAACTGCCGCGGGTGCGGGTCTCGTGAACATGTTCAACACTATGCGGCTCACGACGAACGGCACTCTGGCCGGTTTCGACGGAGAATCGAAGCCGATTGCCTTCCCCAACCCGTTCAAGCCATCCGAGAGCGGTGCAGTGTCTTTTGCTCTCCCGCCCAGCCTGCAGGGCACGCGCATCGGCATCAAGATCTACACCCTCGACGGGATCTTCGTGCGCGAGGTCAACGGCCTGTCCTGGAACGGCAAGAACACCGAAGGGAGCGCGGTCGCCAGCGGCACCTACGTCTTCGTCGTGACGACCTCCGCCGGCACCGGCCGCGGCCGCCTCTCCGTCCTGCGCTGAGCGGGGCGCCCGGTAAAAATCCGGTAATTTCCTCTTAAATCCGTGGCCAAATTCTTCGTGCGGGGGTATACTCGCCGATAAGGTCAGCCATGAAACTCATCCTCGCCTTGGCTCTGCTTCTTCCCGCCTTTCCCGCCGGCGCGGCGGCCCCGGAGACTCATCCCGACCTGGTCCGTCTCGAGCAGGACCTGACACGCAAGCAGGACGACAAGAAGGAGAGCCGGATCACCGCCGAGGAATATGCCGAGTGGGAAACCGGTTTCCGCTCGCTGCTCGAGGCTTCGGAGGCGAAAGTCCCGCCGTCGTCCGAAAACACGGCGGCGCGCGCGCGGATCGCGGCGCTGCTCGGCGAGCGCGACCTGGCGGGCGCTTCGTTGGAACGCGCCCTGGAAACGGACCCCGAGAGCCCTATTCTTCTCCGTACGAAAGGACAGCTTCTCTACGAAAGCGAGGACTACCCGGGCGCGGCGGAGCGTGGGCTTCGAGCCTGGGAGAAGAGCGGTCGCACCGATAGGGCCGCCTGGGCGCTTTACCAATCAGCGAAGGGGAGGGGCGCTCCAGCCGGCGGCGCCTCCGCCGCGCCGTCGGGCGGTCCGGCGCCGACCCAGGGCTCCGCCGTCGCTAAAGCCGATGAATCGAGCCGGCCGTATAAGCTTCCTGTCAAAGGCGGGGCGAAGATCGCGGAGGTCCCGTCCGTGACCGCCGTTCCGGCCGAGAGCAACGGAAACGGGCTCGGGCTGCTCACCACCTTGGGCGTCGGCGCGGGAGTTCTGTTGATCGCCTGGGGGGCGGTGCCCCAGGAAACGAAGGATCATTTCAAGCAGGTGCTTTGGGATCAGCCCAAGCAGGAGGTCAAGGCCGCCGCCGCCGCGACGGCCGTCATCGGCGCGGTTTATCTCGGGGCGACCTATCTGCCGCCTTTATTGGGGGCGGCGGCTTCGGCCGGGCCGGCGGCGCCGGCGCTGGCCCCCGCGTTGGCGGGAGGCGGGTCGGCGGGCGGGGAAATCGTTCTTCAGCAGGCGGCCGTCGGTACGGCCAAGGCGGGACTCCTCGCCGGCGGAGCGGCGATCGGTTTGAATAAGATTTTGGGGCATGTCAGCTATTCCAAAGGGGATTCAGGAGGCGTCAATTCCGGCGGCGAGGTGCCGATCTCAGAAGAAAATGCTGGACACATCTTTCGCGATGCCAAGGGGCATGTCTCCGACAGCCTGGAGAACCGCAAGATGCTTTCGGAGACCGCTGGTGATAAGTCAAACTTCATTGGGGAAGATAAGTTCGGGAACAAGTGGTTCAGTAAGCTTCGATCCGACGGGACCCAGGTGTGGACAAAAGTTCGCAATGGAAAAATTGAGAATGGAGGGGTAAATACCAAGCCCTTGACGCCGCAGGAGATTCTTGGGAACAAGGGAATTTCGCCATGAAGAAACTCACGGAAATTCAGGCGTACGACGCGATGGTTGAATTCTTGAGTGCGTACTACGAGCGGACGCATTCAGACGATGTCGGATCTCTCCTCGGGGACTTGCAGTTGGGCACGGACAGAATTCCGGCCGACCCGGCCGCATGGGGTGATTGGCAGGCCAGCATCTCCAAGGTGATGGCCAAGGGCTCCGACGATCTTTAGGCTCATGTCTTTGTAGGGGCATCCCTCCTTTCCATGAAGCCCGAGGTGGTTTTGAGCAGATATGTGCTCAAAACCCCCGAGGGAGGAATGGAAATCGAAAAAAGAGCCCTATCCCGCCGACCCGCCGCCGCATAGCCATCCCGGCGGTCAAAACATGTAGAATGCCTTTCTAGCGTGAATAAGGCATTTTTGATAGCTTTTAACCGGACGCGGGCCCAACCGGTCGCGGCCCGCGTGCTCAAGGCGGACGACCCCGCTTCGCGCAGCAAGGGTCTCCTCGGCCGGGAGTCCATGGCGGCGGACGAGGGGCTCTGGATCGTGCCGTGCCCGATGATTCACACGTTCTTCATGAAGTTCCCGATCGACGTCCTCTTCCTCGACGCGGACCTCACGGTCCGGCGCGTGATGGAGGACCTGCGCCCGTGGCGGCTGTCGCCGTGGGTGCTGTCGGCGCGCAGCGTGCTCGAGCTCAAGGGCGGCGTCCTCAAAGGCTCGGTGAGGGTCGGGGATCGCATCGAGATGAGGCCCGCATGAGCGACGCGGCCGCCGAGAAGAAGCCCGAATTCCCGACGCCGTCCGGCATCGAGATGAAGCGCTATTACGGCGCCGACACGGTCAAGCCCGGCGACCTGGGCCATGCCGGCGAATATCCGTTCACGCGCGGCATCCAGAAGACGATGTACCGCGGCCGCCTCTGGACGATGCGCCAGTACGCCGGCTTCGGCACCGCCAAGCAGACCAACGAGCGCTTCCGCTGGCTCCTCGAGCAGGGCCAGACCGGCCTGTCCACCGCTTTCGACCTGCCCACCCAGATCGGCCTCGACGCCGACGACCCGAAGGCCAAGGGCGAGGTCGGCCGCGTCGGCGTGCACGTCGGCACGATCGACGACATGGAGCAGCTGTTCGACCGGATCCCGCTCGATCAGGTCTCGACCTCGCTGACGATCAACGCGACCGCGTCGGTGCTGCTCGCGTTCTACGTCGCGACGGCGAAGAAGCGCGGCATCTCCCTGAAGGACCTGAAGGGCACTTTGCAGAACGACATCTTGAAGGAGTTCATCGCGCGGGGAACCTACGTCTTCCCGGTCGCGCCGAGCCTGCGCCTGTGCGCGGACACGATGGAATGGTCGTTCAAGAACACTCCGCAGTTCCATCCGATCTCGATCTCCGGCTACCACATCCGCGAGGCCGGCTCCGACGCGGTCCAGGAGGTTGCCTTCACCTTCGCCAACGCGCGCGTGTACATCGAGAGCCTGCTCGCGCGCGGCATCAAGATCGACGAGATGGGGCCGAAGCTCGCTTTTTTCTTCGGCTGCCACAACCACTTCCTTGAGGAGATCGCCAAGTTCCGCGCCGCCCGCCGCGTCTGGGCGCGCCTGATGAAGGAAAAGCTGGGCGCGGCCGACCCGAAATCCCAGTCCCTGCGCTTCCACGTGCAGACCTGCGGCTCCACGCTCACGAGCCAGCAGCCGCTCAACAACGCGATGCGCGTGGCTTGGCAGGCGATGGCCGCGGTCCTGGGCGGGGCGCAGAGCCTGCACACGAACTCCTACGACGAGGCGCTGTCGCTGCCGTCCGAGGAGAGCGCGTCGCTCGCGCTGCGCACCCAGCAGATCCTGGCCCACGAGACGGGCGTGACCGACACCGTCGACCCCGTGGCCGGCTCCTGGGCGATCGAGTCGCTGACCGGCGAGATCGACGCCCGCGTCTCCGCCAAGCTCGGGGAGATCGAGGCGCAGGGCGGCATGCTCAAGCTCATCGAGGGCGAGGTCCCTCAAAGGGAGATCCAAGAGGCCTCCTACAGATGGCAGCGCGACGTCGAGGAAGGCCGCCGCAAGATCGTGGGCGTCAACACCCTCCAGGTCAGCGAGAAGGACTCGACCTCGGCCAAGCGGCTCAAGGTCTCGCCCAAGCTCGAGGCGGACCAGGTCAAGCGCCTCCAGGCGTTCCGCAAGTCCCGCGACTCGAAGGCCTCGGCCGCGGCCCTGGACCGTTTGGAGAAGGCCGCCCGGACGCCCGACCAGAACCTTTTCCCGCACATCCTTCATGCCGTCGAGTCCCGCGCGACGATCGGCGAGATCTTCGGGACCCTGCGGTCCGTCTTTGGAGAACATCATGGCGGTTAAAGGCCTTCAGCGCCGCAAGACGGTCTCGGAAGTCCTCGCGGAGCGCAAGCTCCTCGACGCCGATCAGCTCAAGAAGGTCGCCGACGAGGCCGCCAAGTCGGGCAAGAGCTTCCAGCAGGCCGCCATCGACGCCGGACTGATCGGCAAGGCGCAGCTCCTCAAGGCCCTCTCGGAAGACTGGCAGGTCAAGGCCGTCGACCTCCTCCAGATGGACGTCGACGCCGAGGTCGCCAAGATCATCCCCGAGGCCGTCGCCCGCCGCCACGTCGCGATCCCGTTCGCGAAGGAGGAGAGCGTGCTGTTCGTCGCCATGGCCGACCCGCGCGACTTCTTCGCCTCCGAGGACATCCAGCTGCGCACCGGCCTCGAGATCCAGCCCTACCTCGCCCTGCCGACGGACATCATGGCCGCGCTCGACGGCTCCTACGGCCGCGGCGAGGGCGAGGCGCTCAACCGCCTGATGACGGACGTCGCCAAGAGCGAGGCCGCGGTCCCCGACGGCGAGGGCATCGAGGTCCAGAAGGAGGCGCCGAAGTCGGACATCAGCGAGGTCGACGCCTCGGCGCCCGAGGTCGAGAAGTTCGTCAACGCGATCATCCTGACCTGCATGTCGATGAAGGCCTCGGACATCCACGTGGAGCCCTTCGAGGACCCGACCGGCAAGAACTCCAAGATCCTCCTGCGCTACCGCGTCGACGGCCTGCTGCTGCCCGGGACGTTCTCCGTGCCGTGGAGCTACCGCAACGCGATCGTCGCGAAGATCAAGATCATGACGAACTCGATGAACATCACCGAGCGCCGCATCCCGCAGTCGGGCCGCATCCAGATATTGGCGCAGGGCAAGCCGATCGAGTTCCGCGTCGAGATGGTGCCGACCGTGTACGGCGAGTCGTGCGTCATGCGCATCCTCGACCGCGCCAGCGTGCAGGTCGACATCATGAAGATGGGTTTTCTGCAGGACACTCTGGACAAGCTCCTTGGACTTTTGAAAGGCATCGGCGGCAAGAAGAACTTCGGCCTCATCGTCGTCTGCGGACCGACCGGGTCGGGAAAATCGACGACTCTATACGCCTGCCTCAACCACATCAACCGCCCGGACATCAAGATCCTCACGGCCGAGAATCCCGTCGAGTACAACCTCGACGGCATCATCCAGGTCCCCGTCAACCCCGACGTGAAGCTCGGCGGCGACAAGAAGTTCGACTTCGCCGCGGCCCTGCGCTCCTTCCTGCGCCTCGACCCCGACGTCATCATGGTCGGCGAGATCCGCGACGAGGAGACCGCCCACATCGCCATGGAAGCCGCGATGACCGGCCACTTGGTCTTTTCCACCATCCATACGAACGACT contains these protein-coding regions:
- a CDS encoding HAMP domain-containing histidine kinase, coding for MSAHERLAELKDRLDAKTRLMQDVAHELKNPLSVIHGYASYVTKEKVSPEEIQKALRAVLSNAERLIGLVDHLQEAVRLESDGFSVESHPIEGATLLQEAVESVELEAARRGVRLHWRSPVGDSLLVNADPRRVLQVLGNLLSNALKFTPAGGTVDCTAQRDGQFVRFSVIDTGPGIPADELPMLFDRFYQTAGNVQKRKGLGLGLSICKGLVTAHGGRIWVESLPGVGSAFNFTLPAVLTSTSAAR
- the efp gene encoding elongation factor P encodes the protein MIDTSQFKNGLVFEDDGQIVQIIHFQHHRKSQSAAVYRATLRVLETNAVLERSYASGTKFREVPVTKREKTYSYDEGSSAVFMDNETYEQIHYPKELLGEQVKFLRENMEVLAVYVDDKLTGIELPANVVLTVVSTVPGVKGDSVSNMVKPCTLDTGLEINVPLFVKEGDKIRVDTRTTSYVERVKE
- a CDS encoding HAD-IA family hydrolase, with the translated sequence MIKGVIFDIDNTLTDFMKMKRSAVDAAVEGMMDAGLPGAKEDLVKEFFDHYWKEGIEDQKIFDKILKAKLGHIDYKILASGILAYRRSKNGTMTLYPRVNQALIELMKMGIKLTVISDAPKMEVWLRIVSLGLHHYFDEIITSEDFGVKKPDPKPFRKALEVLGTKGEETLMVGDWPDRDVKGAKGAGIRTCWAKYGDTFGTKESGAEFDVDDIYEVVGIIRKENGVAA
- a CDS encoding S8 family serine peptidase: MRLSRVAAVVCSALLILPSPAAAFRIERLAATAGTAPAGAAGGSGGYNVIGEQVLVNFSTVATSVQRAAVLSMAGGLSMEAVSTPGWFLITLSSGASVAPALAALAGMPGVTQVAPNRAIPLAAYPSDPLVASQYALSNVGAFAAWDYDTGSKGPVTIAIIDTGIDGTHSDLSGKLVNSGAIQSQYFPVAGGQAANHPPTTSCNHGTQVASVAAASTNNGVGVAGASWGARLISLKVFDPGCATSSDLAISNAINYAANTLQNHAAIGKLVVNLSVGGPGGCNATGPLTNAALANLVTTRQVPVAISAGNNGVQQCTDGGNQGVMAPANCAGVSAGAGIIPVGATDSMNNVASFSCRGAELAAHGVSAPGVGVVVDSDGGGTTTNSGTSFSAPLVAGLMALMLSTNQTLTPAQIEAYLRAGAYSVGGQSFGPQGTAAGAGLVNMFNTMRLTTNGTLAGFDGESKPIAFPNPFKPSESGAVSFALPPSLQGTRIGIKIYTLDGIFVREVNGLSWNGKNTEGSAVASGTYVFVVTTSAGTGRGRLSVLR
- a CDS encoding DUF192 domain-containing protein, translating into MIAFNRTRAQPVAARVLKADDPASRSKGLLGRESMAADEGLWIVPCPMIHTFFMKFPIDVLFLDADLTVRRVMEDLRPWRLSPWVLSARSVLELKGGVLKGSVRVGDRIEMRPA
- a CDS encoding methylmalonyl-CoA mutase → MSDAAAEKKPEFPTPSGIEMKRYYGADTVKPGDLGHAGEYPFTRGIQKTMYRGRLWTMRQYAGFGTAKQTNERFRWLLEQGQTGLSTAFDLPTQIGLDADDPKAKGEVGRVGVHVGTIDDMEQLFDRIPLDQVSTSLTINATASVLLAFYVATAKKRGISLKDLKGTLQNDILKEFIARGTYVFPVAPSLRLCADTMEWSFKNTPQFHPISISGYHIREAGSDAVQEVAFTFANARVYIESLLARGIKIDEMGPKLAFFFGCHNHFLEEIAKFRAARRVWARLMKEKLGAADPKSQSLRFHVQTCGSTLTSQQPLNNAMRVAWQAMAAVLGGAQSLHTNSYDEALSLPSEESASLALRTQQILAHETGVTDTVDPVAGSWAIESLTGEIDARVSAKLGEIEAQGGMLKLIEGEVPQREIQEASYRWQRDVEEGRRKIVGVNTLQVSEKDSTSAKRLKVSPKLEADQVKRLQAFRKSRDSKASAAALDRLEKAARTPDQNLFPHILHAVESRATIGEIFGTLRSVFGEHHGG
- the tadA gene encoding Flp pilus assembly complex ATPase component TadA, encoding MAVKGLQRRKTVSEVLAERKLLDADQLKKVADEAAKSGKSFQQAAIDAGLIGKAQLLKALSEDWQVKAVDLLQMDVDAEVAKIIPEAVARRHVAIPFAKEESVLFVAMADPRDFFASEDIQLRTGLEIQPYLALPTDIMAALDGSYGRGEGEALNRLMTDVAKSEAAVPDGEGIEVQKEAPKSDISEVDASAPEVEKFVNAIILTCMSMKASDIHVEPFEDPTGKNSKILLRYRVDGLLLPGTFSVPWSYRNAIVAKIKIMTNSMNITERRIPQSGRIQILAQGKPIEFRVEMVPTVYGESCVMRILDRASVQVDIMKMGFLQDTLDKLLGLLKGIGGKKNFGLIVVCGPTGSGKSTTLYACLNHINRPDIKILTAENPVEYNLDGIIQVPVNPDVKLGGDKKFDFAAALRSFLRLDPDVIMVGEIRDEETAHIAMEAAMTGHLVFSTIHTNDSASTISRLTDMGLPAFMVATTIKAVLAQRLSRRLCSCKVPHDPTPDEIQIFKENKVELPAGIKLMGPAKGGCENCKTLGYKGRVGMHEILIMSDTLRAYCLKDVAADNVRREAMKEGMRLIVQDGLEKVKLGLTTCREVIGGTE